A DNA window from Fragaria vesca subsp. vesca linkage group LG3, FraVesHawaii_1.0, whole genome shotgun sequence contains the following coding sequences:
- the LOC101296642 gene encoding probable histone H2B.1-like codes for MAPKAEKKPAEKKPAEKTVAEKTPAEKKPKAGKKLPKEAGAAAGDKKKKRNKKSVETYKIYIFKVLKQVHPDIGISSKAMGIMNSFINDIFEKLAQESSRLARYNKKPTITSREIQTAVRLVLPGELAKHAVSEGTKAVTKFTSS; via the coding sequence ATGGCGCCCAAGGCTGAGAAGAAGCCCGCAGAGAAGAAGCCGGCCGAGAAGACCGTGGCGGAGAAAACCCCGGCGGAGAAGAAGCCCAAGGCCGGCAAGAAGCTCCCCAAGGAGGCCGGAGCCGCCGCCGGAGACAAGAAGAAGAAGAGAAACAAGAAGAGCGTGGAGACCTACAAGATCTACATCTTCAAGGTCCTCAAGCAGGTCCACCCTGACATTGGGATCTCCAGCAAGGCCATGGGCATCATGAACAGCTTCATCAACGACATCTTCGAGAAGCTTGCTCAGGAGTCGTCCAGGCTCGCAAGGTACAACAAGAAGCCCACGATTACTTCTCGGGAGATTCAGACTGCTGTGAGGCTTGTTCTTCCTGGTGAATTGGCCAAGCACGCCGTCTCTGAGGGGACTAAGGCTGTGACCAAGTTCACCAGCTCTTAA